From the Papaver somniferum cultivar HN1 chromosome 2, ASM357369v1, whole genome shotgun sequence genome, the window caccaaactccgtggacgtaggccttagtgccgaaccacgtaaatctgtctcatttacatttctgcGTCTTACATTCTGCGTTATACTTCATATGCATTGTATTTATATTAGTTTCATGATTTATTTCCTTGCACgagcattatttatgataataatcgactagacaatgacaagcccgaaggctttgagtcgatgaatcgatataatcatcccattACGTATACGATGTAcgattctagaattaggacgtatgtgaatattgtttgtgaacacttgaatggcctcgtgatttatgtgttcatatCCAGAGTAGTAACGCCTAAGATATCTCTATTGGAAATGACTTTATGTTGTCCATAATAGTAATGCTTAAGATATATCAAATGTAAAAGGTTGAAGCCTGATGGGGCTGTACGTTTCCTTTGTGGTCCATTGTTCATAAGCGCAAAGGAAACCTGCTAACCCCATAAACGCTTACCTAACATTTGGTACTTAGGGCACTACTGCTACATTTTCATTTTGATGCGCGAACTTTGAAGGAACGATACGATGGGAGGGATTGTTTGGAGTACTTAACCGAAATTAGTATAAAATACAGCCAAAGTATGTGCAATCCATATGGTTTGCGAACACCGGATTGCTAAGTCTGGTACAATCTTTGAACTGCTCAAAATATTGTCACCCTCTTTCTGCGTCTTAATTATAGCTGCAAAAGGTTCAAAATTCATCCCAGTTAATGTAGACAGTGCTGTAACGGCTACCGGGGACATTTTGAGCGCTAGCGCTTGAATGGTACTCCCTCCAATACATATGCCTATTATTTTAAAATGGAAGGAGTATTATTCTATTTGGGTGAATATAGCTCATTTATGTTGAATCACAATGGGCACATGTTGTGCTGTCTTTACCTAATAAAATTATCAAGTTTAGTTAACAAAACTGCTGTTTCGACAATTGGGAATACTcataatgaaaaagaaaattaagaaaatcccACTTTTTATTCATAAATTCACTTCTTACATAATAAGCACCTTGTTCCGGTACTTGATCAATCAGATTGCTAACCAAGATAAGGTTGCTCTTAATTTAATGAAACATTCATTACAATAATCCCAACTTCTTCATCACCAGCTAATCAACTGTACGTACTTGAATAGCTTTTACTTACCAACACTCGTACAAATTAATTTCCACCCTTAGTCTAAAATATACCTCACCTTCAAAAGCATCGGTCATTATAGTGCCAATCCCACGAGCCATAAAGAAATCCCCTGTACCACCAACCACCGATATATCCCTAGTTTTATTCATTAAAGGATCGGTTCCGATGAAATTTATAGTGCCTTGATGATCAGtagaattaaaaacaaaagaaaatcctAACCAAGCAGTGTAAGTATTCTTCGTGTCATATATGTAAAATCCTTGTGCTCGGCCGACTGGTGGAGAATGTAGATCGTTGTCTAAAGTAATTGGATCATCGAAAACTGCAATGTTTCCAAAGTGAAACTGACCAGCTAAAATCGTCATATTAGCTCCTTGAGGAGCTGCTACGATTGCGGATGTCGCATTTGCTGCATTTTGGCCGTTGTAGATAATGTCATGGAAGTAAAAAACTAAgctcttacatggtttgtattgCTTGAGTTTGCCATAGCGCATGGCAGCAGAAGTAGAGCCAGAGATGCAAATATAGAAGATGGAGATGACGAGAATGAGGCGATGTGAAGAATCCAAGATTATTCTTGCTGCCATTATAAGTGTTTTTATCTTGCCTTTGATAAAGGAGATGAAAAGCTTGACTCAGAAATATATGAAGCGGTGCTGggaaagtctacatgaatagtaTTTCGTTCTCCCtctatagtctatatatataggacGATTCACGTATACTTGGAGTCTATCTTCGTCCCTTTTGTCGTTACTTGGTATATTGATGCCCTATGATTGTTAGCATTGATACTTTCCAAAGGCCCTATCATTTCTTTTAATATTGTTGTCGTTACTTGGTATGTTGAAGCCCAGTGATCGTCAGTATTGATACTTATCAAAACGCTTATGTACCTCACAATTGGGTCTTCTTAACTTGTATCTAGCGTATACATACAAGTTAAAGCATTAACAAAACATATCAATTCCAGGATAAAAAGTGAGTTATTAATCCTCGTTTGATTGGGGCCATGAAAATTAGACATTTTATTTACACCCCAAATTTTTGAGGGGCGTATTAAACCGATAATGAAAATATTGTTTTACCCTTTATTAAATCTAAATCTTAAAAATCAGTTAACTTTAATTAGGGCCCCAATTCATAtaccctaaacctaaaccaaaagagaaaatcaatttctcttttttcttttcatctttctctcctcccctttctcttctccaccaccaccattaaagaCTCCtccgaagaattttttttttcttcacccgATTCATTGTGTAATCGTCGATgataaaactttaatcgacgattagaTTCTTCTACAAACATGGCTCGTACAAAGCAGACCACTCGAAAAACACTTCAAATCCAGAATCTCGTAGATACGGTAAAAGCAAAGGTATACGTGAGAAGAACTCCCGAACCCAAAAAATCGAAACCCAAGAAAGGAATGGCTCCAATTAGAAGGTATGTGAACTAAAACTCACCTTCTATTCGATTTTTTGTTGTGTTTTGATTGTTAAAATGAGTTTGGTAGCTAAAAATTAGCAATTACAGTGATTGGGTTGTTAATATCGAAATGGAAAACCCTAGTGACTTTTCATTTGCATGTGGattctatgaaaaatcgttagggtattaggttgaagatgacgacCCTAATTTTATGCTtaagattaattcttttgatatgccatggttaagatttacaattaatattttaagaatctaccttaggaaaagaaatagagtcaaaattcttattgaatgagctataatggtttagaataaataggtgaatcacatgaatacgaatatttggtggaatcatagtcccagtacctctttcctttgtttattattttatttaaacctttaaatttaaacttcacaagtcttagagttcgaatcctattacTGCAACATAATAAAAAACATGATCattttggcgctgccgacgcggatttgttttttagattaatttttaggtttatttttattttgtacagtattttcatttcattttagattttttttccttttatgcgtttctttttgcatttcttttcagggactttttgaggatgatgacttcttccgagaagatgtcacctaagatgacgctggcggaatataagcgtagaaagtcaaattatcaggaaacctcatctgagatgacgcttgctgaatataagcgtaggcaacagtatggagtttctactccacatgtggtaagtgaagaatcacctttaacaatatatgagaagtattacaaacacacaccgcctagtttggaacaaagattgagagttcttggatgtcaaagattatatgctgatgatgatgaatcttgtagtgatTCTCTGTTCCAAACAtaatatatagatgaccctgtggatgattgtgtggatgatttgcctaatttcatagatgaatccatcccgcaagataattcacccaacttagaggttgtttctagacccctagacttccaaaagttgcctaatttagggttagaattgtgtgcttctaaagtgttgttggattactttgcatctaagtacccagaggacttgcctattcctgatatcgtgcatgagccaattaaaaatttcccagtcccaataatatccccatattatgttctttacacacttccttgtgttgtaaaaacttggtttggaggtaagtctctgtttttgatagttttagtgtctccgcatcgtgataacataagtgtgaagctgtcatttgtaaatgttgtattttgggttgatccccaaattttcaggttgttagtttatggggatcctttttgtatattccagtaggtgtattttttatttattttattttttatattttcgtttactttttgcgttttccatcttaatatttgcgttggatgactcaattacattgaggacaatctaATGTTTAAGTGTCGgtgagaggttaactttttactttatttttcaggaaattccttgcaaatcataaccagctgtgtagcgggtctgttcccttttcttgcatgttatgaccagctgtgtagcaggtctaaaaaaaattgaaaaatataaaatgaaaacaaattgattgttaaggttatgaccagctgtgtagcgggtcttttctttttttcttgcattatatgaccagctgtgtagcgggtctaaaaaagaatatatatataaaaaaataaatatgaccagctgtgtagcgggtctctttctctttatcttattatatgaccagctgtgtagcgggtctctctttctctcttattatatgaccagctgtgtagcgggtcagttttctgttttgctcgaggactagcaaaatgtaagtgtgagggaatttgatgagcacgaaagtgcgacacattttcacccataaatacattagttgtgactcattttatcactaataaacttgtttgtagttgtttttgtgaaataaattcttatggagaaagttgctcgaaaaatgttatttgcacccggaggacacgtgttattcgtactctccattttggataaggggcacctcaattactaaggggcacctcaatttataaggggcatcTTTTTACAATTTACACCCCATAAggaaagtgctaaagggacatccgtacatgattagggggaggacttcatcttcaaaaattcaaacctggtttttggcgggaaaatggcagcaagaattagggttcgtgatttaCAGTGgttttagagagactcaatggctaaAGTTGGTTGAGATGACTGGATTGAGCGTAACAGGCATGGTACAGACTTCAAAATCATTTGGATTTGGTTGTATAATCGGTAGTGAAGAAAACAGAGTTCACGGGAAGAATATTATTAAACTACGGTATTTTCTTGATTCAGTTTGGATAGTTTCTGGTGGGATTCAATCGAAGATTTAACTTGTTTTGGGCATGTTACACTCAAACAGGATTGGCAAGTCCATCAGGATCGAAAAAATTGGGCTGCAGCGAAGgtttgaagaaaacaggggagcaCACTTTCAAGAGAGGAAAACTCGGGATTTCCTTTGGTTGATTCGTCGAAGCTGCGTGAAGATATCATCCTGGCacgagttagactcaatctattacGAGAAATATGCATGTTGGAGTATGTCAACTCTGAACAGACGCGTGATGAGCTAAAACATGGAATGAATATATTTTCGTATCACTCTCTGTTGAAGTTGTTTTGGGTAGTTTAAGGAAGTAATATTCTCTGGATTATATTCTAATAATTGAAAGAGATTTTGACAACCCAGAAATGCGTAGAAAAgttaaagagagaaagaaatctCGGTGATTTGGCAGAGGGAATAAAGACAATATATACTGCATTAATCGAGTGGTTGAGGGTGTTAgtgatgtataaataggatgttgGTGTCACAGGAGAGGATATCGAGTGTTTGGGGAGAAAAATCGAGAGTTGGAGATAGGCtacagagaagaataagaagctgcagagcagatttctctgctgctgcagagaaggagaagTTGAAGAACAATAAACTGATAAGAACTGTCGTTCTTGACCGTCACATATCCAATCCATAAACGGCAGTTCTTCTGCAACACCATATAACTATAGTTCTTCGCAACAGTTGTAACAGTGAGTTGTAACGACATCAAGCATTGCAAACttctgttttatattattttcctcccttttcttctttgtaaacaccatttgagctataaaaatatattttgagcgtgtttttcactatgtggagctaaacctttctctgggacgacggaggaaactaaaattcatcatgtggtaaattcatttaattctttatatgactatttgcattgaattaaaatagaaaaaaaaagatttttcttaattaactgtcatttcatttgatggtttatgcttaggattaattcttttgatatgccatgcttaagatttataattaatattttaagaatctaccttaggcaaagaaatagagtcaaaattcttattgaatgagctataatggtttagaataaataggtgaatcgcatggatttgaatatttggtggaatcctagtcccagtaccttttgcctttgtttattattttatttaaacctttaaatttaatcttcacaagtcttagagttcgaatcctattactgcaacacaatcaaaaacatgATTAGTGATCCTCTACCGCCTTCGATTTTTGTGCTTATTGGAGATGTTTTGATCTGTAACCTCTCTAAACTATTTGCTCAGAAAAGTATGCATGTTATGGTTAGAAAAAAAGGAGTTACGCCTACTCATCTTCTTTTTACTGATGATATTTTGATTTTTACAAAGGTAACTGGCATTTCTTACACAATTTGGATGAGATTCTTGGTATGTACCAAAGGGCCTATGGAAAATATGTGAATCGTACCAAAAGCAAATTTTATCACGTAGGTGGCTCTTGTTCGCGTGGAATAGCTATTTGTGTATTACTGACAGATATTTAGGCATTCAACTCAACCCATGCATTTTTAGGCATATTCATGTTAGGAAAGTAGTGGAGAAGATAATGGACAAGTTGGCTGGCTGGAAAGGTAAGCTACTTTCTTTTCAGGCTAGACTGGTGTTAGTTCGTTCCGTGATACCTAGCTATGTTATCCATTCTATGGCTGTCTATGAACGTCCTAGGAAGATGATTGAACAAGTTAAAAGGGTCATTCGTAATTTTCTATGGTATGGTGATGTTGAGAAACGTGGGTACTTCACTGTTGCTTATGATAGCATGTGTTTCCCTCGTGGAGAAGGTGGCTTGGATATTAAGAGGTTGGCCATtgttaatagggccatgcttatgaagttatGAGTAAGTATTAGAGACTCAGATATTGAGGTAGATTTTTTAAGGCCGAGTATTTTTAAAATCCATGACAACTTGATTGATTACAAATTGATGTCCACAGTTTTTCCTGGAATTAGGTGGGTCTATTATTTTGTTGAGAAACATACTCGTTGTATTATTGGTGATGACACAAATACTTACTTATTGTTTTGATAATTATTGTGGTGATTTCTCAATTTCCAAGAAGCTAAGAATTACTTCTCTGGGAGGGAATGGTTTTAAGTAAAAAATGAGTGATTTTATTGTGGATGGACAATGGGTTATTCCCATTAGAACTCGTACTTTGATGGTGGTATtgatattaattctctccctatCATTGTTGGTGGAGATGACTATAAAATCTGGGACTTAGATTGGGTGTTTTATTGGTTAAGTATGCTAAAGATATTCTGAATCCCTTATGAAGAACATCCGACAGCAAAGCTTTTTTCTCGATCTGCTGTGCATCCAACATTGGTCGTACAATACTGGAAGATTTGGATGAGAGAATGATGTACTACTGATGATCATATGGTTAAGAAGATGGAAAGGATATGCCTACTTTTTTTCGCATATGCAAGAAGGACAATGAGTCTCTAAGCCATGTTATTTGCCAATGTTGATTTGCAAGGAGAATATGGGCATAGGCTGCTAGGATTTTTAATCTACAGTCGGGTGAAGATATTGTGGCTTCTTATAAGGCTGTAACTGGCATAAACATAATGATTAATGACttgtggcttgttgcaaatcttggAATTAGCATGGAGTTAGGGTTTATCGGGTAATTCATAACAATTCTATTCAAATAAAAGGTTCTATGTTTAACAATATGGAGGATTTACACATTATGAATTATTTCAAAGATAAACATGGAGCGTGCAAGAGTTCCACACCTGTTGAGATTGGATGGTTTCCTCCAGAACATGGTGAAATTATGAtgtgttgtgatggtgctgcACGTAGTAATCCAGGCCAAGCTAGTGCAGGTGTATGCTTCAGAGGTGTTGTCTCAAACGTGCTTGGTGCTTTATGTGTTGGCCTAGGCTGGAAGACAAATTTTGATGCTGAAGTTAGTTCTATTATATATAGTCTGATGCTatctaaaataaaaattgaagaatATTTGTGTTAGATCAGATCCTATGAGTTGCATTCAA encodes:
- the LOC113353161 gene encoding disease resistance response protein 206-like; the protein is MAARIILDSSHRLILVISIFYICISGSTSAAMRYGKLKQYKPCKSLVFYFHDIIYNGQNAANATSAIVAAPQGANMTILAGQFHFGNIAVFDDPITLDNDLHSPPVGRAQGFYIYDTKNTYTAWLGFSFVFNSTDHQGTINFIGTDPLMNKTRDISVVGGTGDFFMARGIGTIMTDAFEGEVYFRLRVEINLYECW